One region of Salvia miltiorrhiza cultivar Shanhuang (shh) chromosome 3, IMPLAD_Smil_shh, whole genome shotgun sequence genomic DNA includes:
- the LOC131018462 gene encoding putative late blight resistance protein homolog R1B-16, with translation MRSNDSPAAAPTSTLAPTGRIDAVGLDRDVEAILSRLRRDADELQIIPIAGAGGIGKTTLARNVYHDPYLIDKFDIRAWVTVSQDYNFGNIFKNLLVSMKVFVKEDITGLSKEEMALKVHQTLTDRMYLIVIDDMWSTKAWDEIRSYFPNNSNRSRIILATRLKDVAAYVDSSEKFHEMQYLDDVQSLNLLKKELCKGECRLPMLEAMENIATKIARSCGGLPLAIVVTAGLLSEVSETEADWEQIADNINLVITADEEKYAAILDLSYTNLPHHLRPCFLYMGAFPEDYEIRASKLVKFWIAEDLVESTATKTPEEVAEGCLEDLVKRNLVLVTKRKSNGRIKSCGLHDLLRDLCLMRSLEENFLLTFMGSFFLPEIFAMQLRISISHSIILAHIDGSTIHTIICYSHSSVDSLEKFRKLKILDMLNTSVPAQVFELRDLRFLAFSYPNAILESTLNLRNLQTLIIYPDGPSILVHFPVEIWKMPRLRHLISPSVHPLPHPDGATSPLENLQTLSLATNFECSERMLKMIPNVKKLGICYSEEKVDGDYHLENLQRLLKLEKLKMEICGDFCLRPSLNPVFPKSLKKLTLSGGRRPWEDLSIVGSLPNLQVLKLRNYVCDGSIWETSDGEFEELEFLLIDESNLEKWWTDSSHFPKLRSLVLQRCPSLMEIPDDIGYIPTLELIEIDGRNKSLVESAKSIQKEQETDYDNYTIQVRY, from the coding sequence ATGCGATCGAATGATTCTCCAGCTGCTGCTCCAACATCAACACTTGCACCGACGGGAAGAATTGATGCGGTTGGTCTTGATCGCGATGTTGAGGCAATACTCAGTCGCCTCCGTCGAGATGCTGACGAACTCCAAATCATTCCGATAGCTGGCGCAGGAGGAATCGGTAAAACAACTCTGGCTCGAAATGTTTATCATGATCCATATCTCATAGACAAGTTTGACATTCGTGCTTGGGTTACAGTATCTCAGGATTATAATTTTGGTAACATTTTCAAAAATTTGCTTGTTTCCATGAAAGTCTTTGTCAAAGAAGATATAACTGGATTGAGCAAAGAGGAAATGGCTTTAAAAGTGCACCAAACCTTAACCGATAGGATGTATTTGATCGTAATAGATGATATGTGGAGTACCAAGGCTTGGGATGAAATAAGGTCCTATTTTCCCAACAACTCCAATAGAAGCAGGATCATATTGGCGACGAGGCTAAAGGATGTGGCTGCTTACGTTGATTCTTCGGAGAAATTCCATGAGATGCAATACTTGGATGATGTTCAAAGTTTGAATCTACTTAAGAAGGAATTATGCAAAGGAGAATGCCGCCTTCCTATGTTGGAAGCGATGGAGAATATAGCAACAAAGATTGCGAGAAGCTGTGGAGGGCTGCCCCTTGCAATTGTGGTGACTGCAGGGCTTCTCTCTGAAGTCAGCGAGACTGAAGCCGACTGGGAGCAGATCGCGGACAACATAAATTTGGTCATCACAGCAGATGAGGAGAAGTATGCTGCAATATTAGATTTGAGTTATACCAATTTGCCTCATCATTTGAGGCCCTGTTTCTTATACATGGGAGCCTTTCCAGAAGATTATGAGATTCGAGCCTCAAAATTGGTGAAATTTTGGATAGCTGAGGATTTGGTTGAATCAACTGCAACCAAAACCCCTGAGGAAGTAGCAGAAGGGTGTCTGGAGGATCTGGTCAAGAGAAATCTTGTTTTGGTTACTAAGAGGAAGTCTAATGGCCGAATCAAGAGCTGTGGCCTTCATGATCTGCTGCGCGACTTGTGCCTAATGAGATCATTGGAAGAGAATTTTCTTCTAACTTTTATGGGTTCGTTTTTTCTTCCTGAAATCTTCGCAATGCAGCTCCGTATTAGTATATCTCATTCCATTATTCTTGCACACATTGATGGCTCAACCATCCATACTATTATATGCTACAGTCATAGTTCAGTAGACTCTTTGGAAAAATTTAGGAAGCTCAAGATATTGGATATGCTAAACACCAGTGTCCCAGCTCAAGTGTTTGAGCTTCGTGATCTTAGATTTCTTGCTTTCAGCTACCCCAATGCAATTCTTGAATCCACATTAAACCTTCGGAATCTCCAAACCTTGATTATTTATCCAGACGGCCCATCTATATTGGTTCATTTTCCAGTTGAAATATGGAAGATGCCACGGTTAAGACATCTCATCTCCCCCTCCGTTCATCCCTTACCCCATCCCGATGGAGCAACTTCTCCTTTAGAAAACTTACAAACACTTTCACTTGCAACCAACTTCGAATGTAGTGAAAGGATGTTGAAAATGATACCTAATGTTAAGAAGTTGGGCATATGTTACTCTGAAGAGAAGGTTGATGGGGACTATCATCTAGAAAACCTTCAACGTTTGTTAAAACTTGAGAAATTGAAAATGGAGATATGTGGTGATTTCTGTCTGAGGCCAAGTCTGAATCCTGTTTTTCCTAAGTCGTTGAAAAAGTTAACCTTGAGTGGTGGGCGGCGTCCTTGGGAAGATTTGAGTATTGTTGGTTCATTGCCTAATCTTCAAGTGCTCAAACTGAGAAACTATGTTTGTGATGGCAGCATTTGGGAAACAAGTGATGGAGAATTCGAGGAATTGGAATTTCTTCTAATTGATGAATCAAATCTTGAGAAATGGTGGACGGATAGCAGCCACTTTCCGAAGCTCAGGAGTCTAGTACTTCAACGCTGTCCTTCTCTTATGGAGATTCCAGATGATATTGGATACATTCCGACACTTGAACTGATTGAGATTGATGGACGGAACAAATCTCTCGTGGAGTCGGCCAAAAGCATACAAAAGGAACAAGAAACTGACTATGACAATTACACCATTCAAGTTCGTTATTGA
- the LOC131018460 gene encoding putative late blight resistance protein homolog R1A-10, giving the protein MKNLFPDDYYNGSRIILTTSLQDVAAYADPSNSFHMMRPLSQEASWELLQKRLFGYYGWCKLESVGREIAAQCRGLPFYIVVVAGLLSKIDQTVDAWRQIAEENDGQLENIISLNYIHLPRHLKSCFLYMGGFPEDHQIRVSELIKLWAAEGFLHPNGSKSLEDEAEDCLEDLVDRDLKDSMHSSCTHSIICIPQKGYRPKGSLLNFSLLKVLHVLRRNDYWEWEPSQVFDLIHLTYLAANIPSSIVPPTISKLHNLQTLIIYRSEVRLPVEIWRLSQLRHLIAFSFHPLPHPEVEAIPLANLQTFSLATNFVCVEMIPNIRKLGLCYSEEKFGEGYHLRNLFRLEKLKLERHRSFSGSLNLAFPLSLKKLTLSGWKLPWRDMKIVGLLPNLQELKLRKYACNGKRWETSKREFVNLRLLLIDESNLQHWRPKSRHFPRLKCLMLLRCPDLSEIPVALGYIPTLELIEVDDSNKSLLYCARNIQGKHESNFGDGLHVRTKRS; this is encoded by the exons ATGAAAAACCTATTTCCTGATGACTACTATAACGGAAGTAGGATTATTCTAACCACAAGCCTACAAGATGTGGCTGCATATGCTGATCCTTCTAATTCCTTTCATATGATGCGTCCCTTGAGTCAAGAAGCTAGTTGGGAATTGCTTCAAAAAAGGTTGTTTGGTTATTATGGATGGTGCAAATTGGAAAGTGTTGGAAGAGAAATTGCAGCACAATGTAGAGGATTGCCTTTTTACATTGTAGTAGTGGCAGGACTTCTATCCAAGATTGACCAAACTGTTGATGCTTGGAGGCAAATAGCGGAGGAGAATGATGGGCAGCTTGAAAACATAATTTCCTTGAATTACATCCACTTGCCTCGTCATCTAAAGTCGTGTTTCTTATATATGGGAGGTTTCCCAGAAGATCACCAGATCCGTGTCTCAGAACTTATCAAGCTTTGGGCAGCTGAAGGCTTTTTACATCCAAACGGATCTAAAAGCCTAGAAGATGAGGCGGAAGATTGTTTGGAGGATCTAGTTGATAGAG ATCTCAAGGACTCTATGCATAGCTCATGCACACATTCTATTATATGCATCCCGCAGAAGGGGTATAGGCCTAAAGGTTCTTTATTGAATTTTAGTTTGCTTAAGGTTCTTCATGTTCTACGTAGAAATGATTACTGGGAATGGGAGCCGAGTCAAGTGTTTGATCTGATTCATCTAACTTACCTTGCTGCCAACATTCCCTCTAGTATAGTTCCTCCAACCATATCAAAGCTTCATAATCTTCAGACTTTGATTATTTATAGATCTGAGGTTCGTTTACCAGTGGAGATTTGGAGGCTGAGCCAATTGAGACATCTTATTGCCTTTTCATTTCATCCTTTACCCCATCCTGAAGTAGAAGCTATTCCTCTAGCAAACTTACAAACATTTTCGCTGGCAACAAACTTTGTATGTGTTGAAATGATTCCAAACATTCGAAAGTTGGGATTATGCTACTCTGAAGAGAAGTTTGGTGAAGGCTATCATCTTCGCAATCTCTTTCGActtgagaaattgaaattggagaGACATAGGTCATTTTCCGGGAGCCTGAATCTTGCTTTTCCTCTATCGCTGAAGAAGTTAACACTGAGTGGCTGGAAGCTTCCTTGGAGAGATATGAAGATTGTTGGTTTGTTGCCTAATCTTCAAGAGTTGAAACTAAGGAAGTATGCTTGCAATGGGAAACGCTGGGAAACTTCTAAGAGAGAATTTGTTAATCTGAGGCTTTTGCTCATTGATGAATCAAATTTGCAGCATTGGAGACCTAAAAGTCGCCACTTCCCACGGCTCAAGTGCCTAATGCTTCTTCGTTGTCCAGATTTGTCTGAGATTCCAGTTGCTCTTGGATACATTCCAACGCTTGAACTGATAGAGGTTGATGATAGTAACAAATCTCTTTTATACTGTGCCAGAAACATACAAGGGAAACATGAATCGAATTTTGGTGATGGCCTTCATGTTCGTACGAAGCGTTCTTGA